Part of the Nostoc sp. ATCC 53789 genome, ATTTTCTGTTCACCTAGCTCTTGATAATGTTGTTCGCAGTTAATGAAAATACATTTCATTTCTACTCCTTTAGCCCCACATAAGTCATCTGTATAGCTAGAACCAATATATATACATAGATTTTGCAACAGTACCTAGTTTGAGGAGTATGTCAGAGAAAATAGCAGAAAGATGTTTTCTGATGCCATCTTGAATTAATATCTCTACAAGAAAAAATATGTCTGACGCTCCCATAGTATATAAGCGGTACTAAATTAGTAATACATCAGGTGTAGTTTAAATAATTACAGATTCCGAATTACGAATTGTTTCAAATTTTTTTCCCTGTGCGTAGATAAAATAATTATCTGTCACTTTTACCTCAGCCTGAAAGCCTGCTTTTTTTAGCTTATCCTTAAGTTCATCTGGCTGATAAAAAATTTTGACAATCTGAAATTCTTGACCATCATTTAATTTACGAGTTTTATATATGTTTCCGTCGTCTTCAAGGATATGATTGTTAGCTGTGGATGTCGGTTCAAAGGAAGAGTCAATGATAAATACTTCCCCACCAAGGCGAACAGATTGGTAGACTTTCGTCAAAAAAGAATCGAGTAATTTTGGTGGCACATGAGATAGCCAAAAGGCGAAGAAAACCAAATCATATTCAGTGTCAGGTTGCCAAGTAAATAAATCAATTAGGTGATATTCAACACTCAGTGAATTTAACTTCGAGCGATTAATTGCAATCATTTCTTCAGAGGCATCGATCGCAGTAATCTTTTTACCGATCCTTAAAAGCTCCTGCGTCCAGATACCTGTTCCAGATGCTAACTCCAAAATATCATCCACCAAACCAATTTGGTGTAATGTATTTTTTATCACAGCTACTTCATTAAACCAGCGCTGGTTGATTTCGGGACTGCGATCGTAGCGTCCTTTCCTATAGAACCACTCATCATATTCATTGGCTCTAGCGCGATAGTACTCAATCTGTTGTTGAAGAATATTATCTGTCATCGCGTCCTTTCTGATCCGATTGAATTTATATTTGACACTGCTATGACTTTTAGTAAGATTTTTTTCTTCAACGAATAAACTTGCATTTCATCTGTAATTATGTGATATTTTTATCATTCCACAATAATACGGCGAATCAGTAAACTTATCGTAGATTTATCTTTGAGTCGCTAAAATCTGATATTTATTTACTCCTGAAAGCAGAATGAAGATGTTTACTAAGTTCTCTTCAAGTCGATTTTTGGGTATGGCTTTTGCCTTCCTCCAAAAGTTCAAACAGCAAAGAATCCACACCTTTTCTTTATTATTTGCATTGGGACTTAGCTTAACTTTGGCTATCTCTGCTTGCTCTCCAAGTGCAAGTAACAATGGAACAACTCAGACAGCTAGCCCCAACCCAGTAGCTAGCGGCACTACAATTCGTATAGGCTACCAGAAAGCGTCAACTGTCCTCTATGCACTGAAAGCGAGAGAAGAATTAGAAAAAGCCTTTGCAACTTCAGGATCTTCCGTAACTTGGTCAGAATTTCCGGCTGGGCCTCCAATGCTAGAAGCATTGAATGCAGGTAGCATTGATTTTGGCTATACCGGAGAATCACCACCAATATTTGCCCAAGCTGGGGGTATTCCTCTAGTTTATGTTGCCTACGATCCTTGGAGTCCGAAAGCCGAAGCTATCGTAGTACCCAAGGATTCACCTATTAAAAGTGTGGCTGAACTCAAGGGTAAAAAAGTTGCTTTTGCCAAAGGTTCTAATGCTAACTACCTATTGGTGAAAGCGCTCGAAAAAGCAGGGATACAGTACAGCGACATCCAGCCAGCAACTCTCCCACCCGCCGATGCTCGTGCTGCCTTTGAAGGAAAAAAGGTTGATGCTTGGGCAATTTGGGACCCATATTTAGCCGCAGCAGAAGCAGCAACAGGCGCACACATTTTAGCAGACGCAACCGAATTAGCTCCCAATCGTGGTTATTATCTAGCTGCAAAATCTTTTGTTGATGCCAAGCCTGATGTTTTGAAAATAGTTTTGGATAGAGTGAAGAAAGTTAGTGACTGGGCAAAGAATAATCCTAGTGAAGTTGCTAAACTTCTTTCCCCAGCTTTGGGTATAGATGCTCCTGTGTTGGAAATAGCAGAAAAGCGACGTGAATATGATGTACTTCCGCTCACAGATGAAGTGATTACTAAACAACAAGAAATTGCAGATACCTTCTACAAAATTAAGTTGATACCGAAAGAAATCAAAGTTAAGGAAATTGTTTGGCAAGGAAAAGTGAATAATTAATAAATAATGATTTTTGAATTACGAATAATGTTACAAGTTAAGTAGCTAGGCACAATTAAATATAAGACGCTCAAGGGCATATTCCCCCTTTACGCTTCTAGCTTCCATGCCATCAATAATTGCCATAGCCAAATCGTAGTTATTGTCAAACATTTGTCCAGCAATTTCATGAGTTTTTAGTTGATGCCACTCTTCCTCTATCCGATTCATTTCGGAACAATAAGGTGGTAAAAAGAAAACGAATAATCCTTTTTCCTGCCACTCAAGCCATTTTTGTTTTGCTTTCTTACTGGTATGTAAGGAACCATTATCGTGAACAATAACACTGATGCGACCAGTTTCAACTAAAGTGTTTTGTGCCTTAGCTGCAACCCAATCCATAACCTCGATGTAGCGTTTTGTTTTGAACCCACCTTGAACCAAGGCATATTCAAAACTGACTTGGGGTTGCCATAAACCCAAAATACTAATGCGACCACCACGGCTACCAACTTGTGCCATTTGTTTTTGGCTACCGATACGACTGTAACTATAGCTAACGGGACTCCAACGACAACACCCAGACTCATCAAGATACTTAAGCTCGACATAACCCTCTACTGCCGCTTGCTTTAAGGTATCTAGGTCTGCTTGCTTAATTCGTCGTTTTTCTGGGTCTTGTTTTCTCTTATGAGTATGGCGGGTGCGTTTCCATTTCCACTTTTTTTTGAGCAAACGTCGCAAACGAGACGGACTCAATTGCACATTTCTATCTTGAGCCAATTTTTCTGATAACTGCAAACTGTTATAAGTACGGGGCTCTACCTCTAAGCAATCCTCTAAATATGCTAAGTCTGCCTCAAGCCATTTGCACTTTGCTCCTCGCCCGGAAGTTTCCCACAGTCCTCCCAAACCCTTATTTTCCCAACGCCTCAGTGTTGCTCGTACCGTATGTTCGTGACACTCAAAAATTTTAGCTATCGCTGGTACATTCCATCCTTGGGCATTTAATCGAATTATGTGGGCACGCTCTCGTGTCCGTTGAGGAACTGTTGTCGCTGACCGTAACTCCAAAAGCGTCAAATCTTCTAAATCTGTTAATCTAACTCGCAATGGAGCAGACATCTCGTAGAACCTATTTTTTAGACCTTCTCTATCTTATATTTAATTGTAACCACCTACTTAACATAACACGTTTTAAAGTTATTATGCCTTTGTTAAATTCCAAAAATAGATTTTTCGGTAAGCTTAATAGCCTAAATTTAAGTACTAACCAGTTAAGTTCGTTAGTTATATTTGGTATATTATTCTCTCTGGGAACTAGTATTGGTGTAGCGCAAGTCAGAACAACACCTAAACCGGGATTCACACTGCAACTTTTACATACTTCCGACCAAGAAGCAGGTGTTCCAGCATTGAAGGATGCACCAAACTTTTCGGCAGTGTTGAATGCACTCAAAAATCAGGATGCTAATCGTGACGGTAAGCCTGATTATCCTAATACCTTAATCCTTTCATCTGGAGATGCCTATATTCCCAGTCCTTTCTTATTTGCTAGTGATACAGTTTTTGGTGGACAGGGAAGAGGAGATATTTTAATTTTAAATGCTCTAGGGTTTGGTGCGATCGCCTTTGGTAATCACGAATTTGACTTAGGTACGGGTGTTGTTGCCGATTTACTCGGTGCTAAAAAAGATTACCCAGGTACAAATTTTCCTTATCTCAGCACAAATCTAGACTTCAGCACTGATAAAGACCTGGCAAAATTAGTTACTGCTGATGGACAAGAGGCAAGTAAAATTCCTAATAAAATTGCCCGTAGTACCATCATTACCCTCAATGGTGAAAAGATTGGTGTAGTTGGAGCGACAACTCCCACTCTGCGGACTATTTCTTCTCCCGGTGGTGTGACTGTGTTGCCTAAAGAATTTAACGATCGTAATCCCGCAGACATCGCCGCCTTAGCTGCTGAAATTCAAACTTCTGTCGATGCACTGCTGACAAAAAACCCAGATATTAATAAAGTTATTCTGTTGGCACACATGCAGCAAATTGCTATTGAGCAAAAGCTAGCAAAATTACTCAAAGGAGTAGATATTGTTGTTGCTGGTGGTTCTAATACCTTACTAGCCGACAAAACAGACCGTCTACGAGTCGGTGATAAATCTGCTGGAAGTTATCCAATTCTCACAAAAGCAGCAGATGGTAATCCGATAGCCGTAGTTAATACCGATGGAAACTATCGTTATGTTGGTCGTCTAGTAGTTAACTTTGATGCCAGTGGAGTAATTATTCCGTTGAGTATTGACTCCAAAATCAGTGGTGCTTATGCGACTGATTCTAAAGGTGTAGCAACTGTCGGTGGGAAACCCGATCCTAAAATTGTCGCCATTACAGAGGCACTTCAAAAAGTGATTATTGCCCAAGATGGTAAAATTTTTGGGAAAACCAACGTCTTCCTCAATGGCTGGCGCGGTGATGTCCGCACACAAGAAACCAATTTAGGGAATTTGACAGCCGAAGCTAATTTAGCGATCGCCAAGCGGTACGATCCTAAGACAGTCATTTCCATCAAAAATGGCGGTGGTATCCGTGACAATATCGGTATCTACACCTTTCCCCCTGGTTCGACTCGCTCACAAGATGTTATCAAACTACCACCTCAAGCAAATCCTGTAGCAGGTAAGAAAGCAAAAGAAATTTCCCAACTTGATATCACCAATGCGCTACGATTCAACAATGGCTTGACTTTAGTTACTCTGAGTGCAACAGAATTACTGGCAGTGATTGAACACAGTGTAGCAGCGATCGCACCCAGTGCTACCCCTGGCAGTTTTCCCCAAGTAGCGGGATTAACCTTTAGCTTTGACCCAGATTTGCCAGCAGGTAAGCGCGTCAAATCCCTTGCTATCAAGGATGGTCAGGGCAAAATGATTGATGTAGTAGTTAAAAATGCAGAGTTAGTGGGTGATCCTAATCGGATCTTCCGCACTGTTACCCTCAACTTCCTCGCAACTGGTGGTGATGGTTATCCTTTTCCGAAAACAGAACGGGTTGATTTGACATCAAAAGATGCTGATAAGAGCAAACGCACAGGTTTAGCCACCTTTGCTGCTGATGGTTCCGAGCAAGATACATTAGCCGAATATCTGGCTGCTAACTTTAAGCAGATTCCCTTTTCTCAAGGGGATGTGCCACCCGCAAAAGATACTCGCATTCAAAATCTCAAATTGCGTAAAGATGTGGTGTTATCAGATTAATTATTTGTGCCTACCTACTTAAAGATGTATAAGTTTGCCCCGGCTTGGGAGAACGAGCAAATAGTATTTGGTGCTGCGCGACCTGGATACACTAATAAGCAGGTTCAGGATTGGATACAATTCATGAAGTCCCAAAATATTAAGCGAGTTTGTTGCCTTCTTCCCAATCAACAACTAGCTCATTACTCTAATCTTTTGGATAGCTACAAACAGGAATTTGGTAATCAGCTAGTATGTTGGGCACCAATTGTAGATTTCCATCTATCTGATTTAGAAACTCTCACACAGAAAATACTTCCTTTCTTAATAGAAGCAGACAAACAAAATCAGAAGGTAGTTGTACACTGCTCTGGTGGAATTGGACGTACTGGACATGTATTAGCAGCATGGCTAGTTAGTGTCCGAGGATTATCAAATCAAGCTGCGATCGCTGCTGTCAAGAAAACAGGTAGAAATCCTTATGAAGCTGCATTAGCTGCTGTGTTTAGAGGTAGAAATCCGTTGAAAGTTGTAAAAGAACTTGACTTGCTTCTAAATGATTGCCGTCTAGCAATACATCAAGTTTTTTGATTTTGCTATCATCCTGTTTAATCAGTCTCTTGGCGAGGTAAATTCTATGGCAATGGTTCTAGATAAAGTAGTTCCTTTTGGGAGATCAATGGATGAATATATAAAAATATTCAATTTAACAGACGCAGATTTAAATAAAAAAATCATTGGAATTGGGGATGGACCGGCAAGCTTTAATTCAGAAATGACACGTCAGGGTAAAAGTGTAGTTTCTGTTGACCCACTATACCAATTTTCTGGTGATGAGATATTGCAACGATTTAATGAAGTGGTAGATAACATCATTAACCAAGTCAAGGCTACATCGAAAGATTGGGTATGGGGCTATCATAAATCTCCAGATGATTTGCGACGCAATCGAGTCAAAGTTATTAAAGAATTTTTGTCTGATTATGAAAATGGCAAAAAAATCAATAGATACATAGTCGATGAGTTTCCAAAATTAGAATTTAAAGATCAAGAGTTTGACATAGCCCTGTGTTCACATTTATTGTTTTTATATTCAGACCATCTCGATTACAACTTTCACCTAAATTCTATAGGTGAGATGCTACGTATTGCTAAAGAAATCAGAATATTTCCCCTGATAACTTTAATGTGGAAACATTCTCAACATTTAGATGAAATAGTAAAACATTACACTTCAATGGGTTACAAGATAGATATTGAAAATGTTGAATATGAGCTACAGCCTGGTGGAAATAAAATGTTGAAGATAACCAGAGATGTTTAGAAAATTTATAATTCGTAATTTTCAGTAATTATATTCTGATTACCAAGAAGGATTTTGTCAACAAGCGCTCAATGATTCAATAATTTTTAATGCGATCGCACTGCTCACTACAATCAGCGTTATTATATGGCATTTCTAGCAGGAATGGACATCGATGTCGCTGTTACCAAGTTGCATTTATGGTCAGTATACTTTGCTGCGATGAGCGATACTCTTGCAGAGTCACTTCATGAACATTACAAAAGATACCTGCACAAGTTGATCTTCTACTGAGTAGAATTTGCTGTTGGGAAGTGGCATGAGTTAAAAGTGCTTGTAAATGGTTGATGAACGCCAAGATTTAAAGGTGTTGGAATGCGGTGGAGTGAGTCCGGTTTTAATCATTTGTTATATTTACGACTAGCTTGGGTGAATGGACGTTTTTGATAACTTATTTCCAGATTCTACTTTGCCATCCCCTAACCGCTAGATGTGCCCTAATGCTTTTAGATGAAAAAATAAATGTATATATAGGTTTCAAAATTATTACTTTTGGATAATTTAATTTCAAATAAATATCCTTATAAATAATGATATAGGTATTGAATACCTATGTACGTAAGTGAGGTAATTATGTCAATTATAGCCAAACAACAAGAGTTATTTGTGGAGATACCTTCAGACCAACAGCAACTTCTGTCTGGAGGACAATTATTTTCAAGAAGGCGAATTGCTCGTGATATGCGAGGTAATCCTGATATTAGAATCACCGGGAATCTGACCACTGCTGATGGGAATCAAATTCCCATCCTAGTTTTAGGTTTTAGGCTTGACCAATAGTAAGCCATGACTATAAATACCATAGGTAAAGCTTTGGAATTCATATAGGAACAAGATTGATATAATTCACTCAATATCAATTAGTCTTTGAGAGAATTGTATTAGTTTTTAATGTTTTCCAAAGTCATGAAATTAATGAGATAAAAGCGATAAATGGATGTTATCATTAGCATCCATTTTTTGTTGATCATACAATTGTAAACGAACAATTTCTTATAGATAGATATGAGTTTAATCTAGACTAAAAGTAGATATGCAACTCAATGTTGTTTAGTAATATGAGGATATTTAAGAATATAAATCAAATAATTCAATAAAATTCTGGCAAAGCGATCGCCAGATTCTCTATATTTATGTGCGTCAGGGTAGCCCATCATAAATCTCATTAGCATCTGCGTTTTTATCTCGATTACGCTAGCATCATTTCCGAGACTGGATCAGGAGATGGTGGCTCAAAATGTAACACCATAATTTGCTCTGGGCGTAAACCGGCAGATTCATAAGTGCGACCGTTGCGATCGCTAAATTCCACTTCAAAAGCAGCACCACCAGCTAATAATTCTACTACTGTGCCAACTTGACCACGGTACAGGTTGTATTCAGGCAGATCAGCTGTCAGTGCTACTACATCCAGCAACTTGATTGTATTTTTAGTCATCTTCTAGACTTCCAAATATTTACAGCAGATAGCAGGTTGTTAATCTTGGGAAATTAAAACCTTCTTCGATAATCCAACCACTCCGAATGGTTGCACTTCTATTTTGCCATTCCAACGTGAAATCTAGAGTGTAGCGTTGTCCAAATTCATCGCGTCGTCCCAAGCGAACTTGATGAGTTTTGACAACTTTGAGAATAATCTGGCGCAATTCTTCAGCATCGTCAGCTGTTATACCTAGAGTTGAGCAAAAAACGCGAGCTTTATGTTTCCCTTCATCATGTTCTGGATTGAGGCAATAATCACGCAGTTTACGAATATCAACGACTGCATTTTCTGCATTTGGGATAAGATTGGCCGAGTTAGACATAATTTTTATTTTTAGAGTAGGTAATGGAGTTTAGGGAATATAAACATAGAAAATGCCTGTGCAAATTAAGTTTTACAGCCAAGGGGCTATTTGCGCTTAAAATACACAGGCACTTCAATTCTATTTCCTTACTACATATTATACATTGAATTTATAGCAAGGGTATATTTATTGAATTTTATTCAACTTTTTTAACAGAGTTAATGCTATTCCTTACCGCCGCCGAAAAGTTTGTATATCCCGTATCCAATAGCTGCCGCAGCAGCAACAGGTGCAGCAGCAACTATCGCAGTACCGGCGATCGCACCTCCCCCAACAACACCACCGATACCTGCAAGAGTACTCATAATTGCAGCACCAGAAGCACCAGCAGCTACTGTTACAGCACCAGCACCAGCTACACCAGCAGCAGCCCCAATATTTGTAGCTGTTCTTGCAGCTGCACGAGCTTCACGTTCTTCCTTGGACAAATCCGGTTGGTCTTTGAAGAAAGTTTCATTCATTATTTTTGCTCCAGCATAAGCTGGGCCTGCTGCCAATACAGCAGGAGCAGCCGCCATACCACCACCAACCACACCACCTGCCGCAGCTAGACCGGAAGTGATTCCTGCCCCTGAAGTTGCTGCAACAGATAACCCTGTAGCAGCACTGACAGCAGCCCCTGCGGCCGCACCGGTCTCTACAACGGCTTTTACCGTCTTTAGGTCTTTAACGCCCAAAGTTTTTTCTACAGCAGTTTCTACACCTTTTTCAACAGCTTTATTGGTAATATCTTCAAAATTCATAAATCAATTTCTCATAATCTGGTACACGATACCTATTACTACAGCACAATTGTTACCAAAATTGTAACAGTATTAACACTAGTGGCATTTCGCTGTATACCAAATCAGCAACAAAGAGTTTGAAGCTGCTTAGAATAGTAGTGATAGAAAGGATTGTAATTATGAACGTCGTCATTCCTAACGAAATATTAACCGCAACTGGGATGACTGAAGGCGAAATGAAGCAG contains:
- a CDS encoding sulfonate ABC transporter substrate-binding protein, whose translation is MFTKFSSSRFLGMAFAFLQKFKQQRIHTFSLLFALGLSLTLAISACSPSASNNGTTQTASPNPVASGTTIRIGYQKASTVLYALKAREELEKAFATSGSSVTWSEFPAGPPMLEALNAGSIDFGYTGESPPIFAQAGGIPLVYVAYDPWSPKAEAIVVPKDSPIKSVAELKGKKVAFAKGSNANYLLVKALEKAGIQYSDIQPATLPPADARAAFEGKKVDAWAIWDPYLAAAEAATGAHILADATELAPNRGYYLAAKSFVDAKPDVLKIVLDRVKKVSDWAKNNPSEVAKLLSPALGIDAPVLEIAEKRREYDVLPLTDEVITKQQEIADTFYKIKLIPKEIKVKEIVWQGKVNN
- a CDS encoding class I SAM-dependent methyltransferase, whose amino-acid sequence is MTDNILQQQIEYYRARANEYDEWFYRKGRYDRSPEINQRWFNEVAVIKNTLHQIGLVDDILELASGTGIWTQELLRIGKKITAIDASEEMIAINRSKLNSLSVEYHLIDLFTWQPDTEYDLVFFAFWLSHVPPKLLDSFLTKVYQSVRLGGEVFIIDSSFEPTSTANNHILEDDGNIYKTRKLNDGQEFQIVKIFYQPDELKDKLKKAGFQAEVKVTDNYFIYAQGKKFETIRNSESVII
- a CDS encoding DUF6883 domain-containing protein, whose amino-acid sequence is MSNSANLIPNAENAVVDIRKLRDYCLNPEHDEGKHKARVFCSTLGITADDAEELRQIILKVVKTHQVRLGRRDEFGQRYTLDFTLEWQNRSATIRSGWIIEEGFNFPRLTTCYLL
- a CDS encoding RNA polymerase subunit sigma-24: MNFEDITNKAVEKGVETAVEKTLGVKDLKTVKAVVETGAAAGAAVSAATGLSVAATSGAGITSGLAAAGGVVGGGMAAAPAVLAAGPAYAGAKIMNETFFKDQPDLSKEEREARAAARTATNIGAAAGVAGAGAVTVAAGASGAAIMSTLAGIGGVVGGGAIAGTAIVAAAPVAAAAAIGYGIYKLFGGGKE
- a CDS encoding DUF4926 domain-containing protein, producing MTKNTIKLLDVVALTADLPEYNLYRGQVGTVVELLAGGAAFEVEFSDRNGRTYESAGLRPEQIMVLHFEPPSPDPVSEMMLA
- a CDS encoding IS630 family transposase, with amino-acid sequence MSAPLRVRLTDLEDLTLLELRSATTVPQRTRERAHIIRLNAQGWNVPAIAKIFECHEHTVRATLRRWENKGLGGLWETSGRGAKCKWLEADLAYLEDCLEVEPRTYNSLQLSEKLAQDRNVQLSPSRLRRLLKKKWKWKRTRHTHKRKQDPEKRRIKQADLDTLKQAAVEGYVELKYLDESGCCRWSPVSYSYSRIGSQKQMAQVGSRGGRISILGLWQPQVSFEYALVQGGFKTKRYIEVMDWVAAKAQNTLVETGRISVIVHDNGSLHTSKKAKQKWLEWQEKGLFVFFLPPYCSEMNRIEEEWHQLKTHEIAGQMFDNNYDLAMAIIDGMEARSVKGEYALERLIFNCA
- a CDS encoding dual specificity protein phosphatase family protein, yielding MYKFAPAWENEQIVFGAARPGYTNKQVQDWIQFMKSQNIKRVCCLLPNQQLAHYSNLLDSYKQEFGNQLVCWAPIVDFHLSDLETLTQKILPFLIEADKQNQKVVVHCSGGIGRTGHVLAAWLVSVRGLSNQAAIAAVKKTGRNPYEAALAAVFRGRNPLKVVKELDLLLNDCRLAIHQVF
- a CDS encoding 5'-nucleotidase C-terminal domain-containing protein, with the translated sequence MPLLNSKNRFFGKLNSLNLSTNQLSSLVIFGILFSLGTSIGVAQVRTTPKPGFTLQLLHTSDQEAGVPALKDAPNFSAVLNALKNQDANRDGKPDYPNTLILSSGDAYIPSPFLFASDTVFGGQGRGDILILNALGFGAIAFGNHEFDLGTGVVADLLGAKKDYPGTNFPYLSTNLDFSTDKDLAKLVTADGQEASKIPNKIARSTIITLNGEKIGVVGATTPTLRTISSPGGVTVLPKEFNDRNPADIAALAAEIQTSVDALLTKNPDINKVILLAHMQQIAIEQKLAKLLKGVDIVVAGGSNTLLADKTDRLRVGDKSAGSYPILTKAADGNPIAVVNTDGNYRYVGRLVVNFDASGVIIPLSIDSKISGAYATDSKGVATVGGKPDPKIVAITEALQKVIIAQDGKIFGKTNVFLNGWRGDVRTQETNLGNLTAEANLAIAKRYDPKTVISIKNGGGIRDNIGIYTFPPGSTRSQDVIKLPPQANPVAGKKAKEISQLDITNALRFNNGLTLVTLSATELLAVIEHSVAAIAPSATPGSFPQVAGLTFSFDPDLPAGKRVKSLAIKDGQGKMIDVVVKNAELVGDPNRIFRTVTLNFLATGGDGYPFPKTERVDLTSKDADKSKRTGLATFAADGSEQDTLAEYLAANFKQIPFSQGDVPPAKDTRIQNLKLRKDVVLSD
- a CDS encoding SAM-dependent methyltransferase — its product is MAMVLDKVVPFGRSMDEYIKIFNLTDADLNKKIIGIGDGPASFNSEMTRQGKSVVSVDPLYQFSGDEILQRFNEVVDNIINQVKATSKDWVWGYHKSPDDLRRNRVKVIKEFLSDYENGKKINRYIVDEFPKLEFKDQEFDIALCSHLLFLYSDHLDYNFHLNSIGEMLRIAKEIRIFPLITLMWKHSQHLDEIVKHYTSMGYKIDIENVEYELQPGGNKMLKITRDV